In Desulfobulbus oralis, one DNA window encodes the following:
- a CDS encoding CobW family GTP-binding protein, which produces MDILLVSGFLGAGKTSFIKAMTRATGRQFVVLENEFGELNLDGTLLQKGAGLAGEEKPQMQIWELTEGCICCSMNQDFSLSVVTIANTLRPDYLLVEPSGVALPGRIIRGLKKISYEHIGLLAPVTIVDAGHFRAARRDYPDYFSDQLAAAGWVVLSKSERMTEDEFAQLERELALGPGVAFPHEHYGKWPKRRWLELLARRLPDTGQAPIPHPARAPARALSHMALRGVAFASPASLIPRLDLLVSTVFGRVVRAKGFFQTAFGDWVRFDVVDGIYEISSAPAMDEGQMVIIGEHLEQEGLHRLFGGEMVAGTEEVEGEPDANW; this is translated from the coding sequence GTGGACATTTTGCTCGTCAGCGGCTTCCTGGGCGCTGGCAAGACAAGCTTCATCAAGGCCATGACGCGGGCCACGGGACGGCAGTTCGTGGTGCTGGAGAACGAGTTTGGCGAGCTGAACCTGGACGGTACCCTCCTGCAGAAGGGGGCCGGGCTTGCCGGGGAGGAAAAGCCCCAGATGCAGATCTGGGAGCTGACAGAGGGCTGTATCTGCTGTTCCATGAACCAGGACTTCTCCCTCTCCGTGGTGACCATCGCCAACACGCTCCGACCCGACTATCTCCTGGTGGAGCCCAGCGGCGTCGCCCTGCCGGGACGCATCATCAGGGGGCTGAAGAAGATCAGCTACGAGCATATCGGCCTGCTCGCCCCGGTGACCATTGTCGATGCGGGGCACTTCAGGGCCGCCCGCCGCGACTATCCGGACTACTTCAGCGACCAGCTCGCCGCTGCCGGCTGGGTCGTGCTTTCAAAGTCCGAGAGGATGACCGAGGACGAGTTCGCACAGCTCGAGCGGGAACTCGCCTTGGGCCCTGGCGTGGCCTTTCCCCACGAGCACTACGGCAAGTGGCCCAAAAGGCGATGGCTTGAGCTGCTTGCAAGACGCCTGCCCGATACGGGACAGGCGCCGATCCCGCACCCGGCCAGAGCGCCGGCAAGGGCGCTCAGCCACATGGCGCTGCGCGGCGTGGCCTTTGCCTCGCCCGCCTCGCTGATTCCGCGCCTCGATTTGCTTGTTTCCACAGTGTTCGGACGGGTTGTACGCGCCAAGGGCTTCTTTCAGACCGCCTTTGGCGATTGGGTCAGATTCGACGTGGTGGACGGCATCTACGAGATCAGCTCGGCGCCGGCGATGGACGAAGGGCAAATGGTCATTATCGGCGAGCATCTGGAGCAAGAGGGCCTGCACAGACTTTTCGGCGGAGAGATGGTCGCCGGAACGGAAGAGGTAGAGGGGGAGCCGGATGCAAACTGGTAA
- a CDS encoding KdsC family phosphatase — protein MSPPATRENALARGRQIRLLLLDVDGVMSDGRIIYDSEGLEHKAFHCQDGLGLRLLADHGIATGIITARTSKAVRCRAAELHMRHVVENCRDKLASFEAILEHDKLAATECAYMGDDWIDLPLLNRVGLALAPANAVPEVRSRAHFVSTRAGGQGAVREVCDLLLEAQGLREQCLAQFDR, from the coding sequence ATGAGCCCCCCGGCCACACGGGAAAACGCGCTTGCGCGCGGCCGGCAGATCCGGCTGCTCCTTCTGGATGTAGACGGCGTGATGAGCGATGGCCGCATCATCTACGACAGCGAGGGTCTGGAGCACAAGGCCTTCCACTGTCAGGACGGGCTGGGTCTCAGGCTGCTGGCGGACCATGGCATTGCCACCGGCATCATCACGGCCCGAACTTCGAAAGCGGTACGCTGCCGGGCTGCCGAACTGCATATGCGGCATGTTGTGGAAAACTGCAGGGATAAACTGGCCTCTTTCGAGGCAATTCTGGAGCATGACAAACTGGCCGCCACCGAGTGCGCCTACATGGGCGACGACTGGATAGACCTGCCGCTGCTCAACCGGGTGGGCCTGGCGCTGGCGCCGGCCAACGCGGTGCCGGAGGTGCGGTCCCGGGCCCATTTCGTCAGCACCCGGGCGGGTGGTCAGGGTGCGGTCCGGGAGGTCTGCGACCTGCTGCTGGAAGCCCAAGGTCTGCGCGAACAATGTCTGGCTCAATTCGACCGCTAA
- a CDS encoding CTP synthase yields MKVSCSRKTKFIFITGGVLSSLGKGLSAASIGALLEARGLTVTFQKLDPYINVDPGTMNPFQHGEVYVTDDGAETDLDMGHYERFTNAVMGKRNNYTSGRIYYSVIMKERRGEYLGGTVQVIPHITDAIKEAVLQLDGSADIALVEIGGTVGDIEGLPFIEAIRQLRIELGREYSLFIHLTLVPYIRSAGEVKTKPTQHSVKELLASGIQPDILVCRTEVPLAGELKQKIALFCNVAAQDVIAARDVESIYELPLSFREEGVDDRILEKLGIWTGAPNLQPWQRLVHTIRHPKAEVSIAVTGKYVDLRESYKSLHEALIHGGIANDARVDLRYISAEDLDSDEGLARLEGCHGILAPGGFGSRGMEGKIHAVTYAREQGLPFFGICLGMQLAVVEIARNLAGITGAHSVEFNANTVDPVIYLMTEWIDSRTGKTEHRDQHSDLGGTMRLGACPCVLKAGSLAAAAYGKTEISERHRHRYEFNNAYRARLEQAGLIVSGASPDGKLVEIIELAGHPWFLGCQFHPEFRSKPMQPHPLFRDFIRAALRQKG; encoded by the coding sequence ATGAAGGTATCGTGCAGCAGGAAAACCAAATTCATTTTTATCACCGGCGGCGTGCTCTCCTCTCTGGGCAAGGGGCTGTCCGCCGCTTCCATCGGCGCTCTCCTGGAGGCGCGCGGCCTGACCGTCACCTTCCAGAAGCTCGATCCCTATATCAACGTCGACCCCGGCACCATGAACCCTTTCCAGCATGGCGAGGTGTATGTCACGGATGACGGCGCCGAGACCGACCTGGACATGGGGCACTACGAGCGCTTCACCAACGCGGTCATGGGAAAAAGGAACAACTACACCTCGGGCCGCATCTACTACAGCGTCATCATGAAGGAGCGCCGGGGCGAATATCTGGGCGGCACGGTGCAGGTGATCCCGCATATCACCGACGCCATAAAGGAGGCGGTCCTGCAGCTCGACGGTTCGGCCGACATCGCGCTGGTGGAAATCGGCGGCACGGTCGGCGACATCGAGGGCCTGCCCTTTATCGAGGCCATCCGCCAGTTGCGCATCGAGCTGGGCCGCGAATACTCGCTCTTCATCCACCTGACGCTTGTGCCCTACATCCGCAGCGCTGGCGAGGTCAAGACCAAGCCGACCCAGCATTCGGTCAAGGAACTCCTGGCCTCAGGCATCCAGCCCGACATTCTCGTGTGCCGCACCGAGGTGCCGCTTGCCGGTGAACTCAAGCAGAAAATCGCCCTGTTCTGCAACGTGGCCGCCCAGGACGTCATTGCGGCCCGGGACGTGGAGAGCATCTACGAACTGCCGCTTTCCTTCCGCGAGGAAGGGGTGGATGACCGCATTCTGGAAAAGCTGGGCATCTGGACCGGTGCGCCCAATCTCCAGCCCTGGCAGCGACTGGTGCACACCATCAGGCATCCGAAAGCAGAGGTGAGCATCGCCGTCACCGGCAAGTATGTGGATCTCAGGGAATCCTACAAGAGCCTGCACGAAGCCCTGATCCACGGCGGCATCGCCAACGACGCCAGGGTGGACCTGCGCTATATCAGCGCCGAAGACCTGGACAGCGACGAGGGGCTGGCCCGGCTCGAAGGCTGCCACGGGATTCTCGCACCCGGCGGTTTCGGCAGCCGCGGCATGGAGGGCAAGATTCATGCCGTGACCTATGCCCGTGAACAGGGTCTGCCCTTTTTCGGCATCTGCCTGGGCATGCAGCTCGCGGTGGTGGAAATCGCCCGCAATCTGGCCGGCATCACAGGCGCACATTCGGTGGAATTCAACGCCAATACCGTTGATCCGGTCATCTACCTGATGACCGAATGGATCGACAGCCGTACCGGAAAAACCGAGCACCGGGATCAGCATTCCGACCTGGGCGGCACCATGCGGCTGGGCGCCTGTCCCTGCGTCCTGAAGGCAGGCAGCCTGGCTGCTGCGGCCTATGGAAAAACTGAAATCAGTGAACGCCACCGCCACCGCTACGAATTCAACAACGCCTACCGCGCACGTCTGGAGCAGGCGGGATTGATCGTCTCCGGGGCCTCTCCGGATGGCAAGCTGGTGGAAATCATCGAACTGGCCGGACATCCCTGGTTTCTGGGCTGCCAGTTCCACCCGGAGTTCCGCTCCAAGCCCATGCAGCCCCATCCTCTCTTTCGGGATTTCATCCGGGCCGCACTCCGGCAAAAGGGATGA
- the cdaA gene encoding diadenylate cyclase CdaA produces the protein MLDTIPSIRLQPFSSTGAMLDTIPSIRLRDIVDILIVSYLIYRILLLIRGTRAVQMVLGIASILMLYFLSAFFELQALRVLLKTFLGSLLVVIVILFQSEIRRGLAHMVLPRFFHGRQTEASDLAEVARAASLLARRHLGALIVLERDNGLRDFLEGGFRLDARIQAELLLAIFHTSSPMHDGGVIIHKHRIHSSGCLLPLSQNLNIDKRYGTRHRAALGLSEETDAIVVVVSEETQTISIARNGRINPVPDETQLFAILRDIFNLKKPAARGAAERPKADAPDAQS, from the coding sequence ATGCTGGATACCATTCCCTCCATACGACTGCAACCTTTTTCATCGACCGGGGCCATGCTGGATACCATTCCCTCCATACGACTGCGGGATATTGTCGATATCCTGATCGTCTCCTATCTGATCTACCGCATTCTGCTGCTGATCCGGGGAACGCGCGCCGTGCAGATGGTGCTGGGCATCGCCTCGATTCTGATGCTGTACTTCCTCTCCGCCTTCTTCGAGCTCCAGGCCCTGCGCGTCCTGCTCAAAACCTTCCTGGGCTCGCTCCTGGTGGTGATTGTCATCCTGTTTCAGAGCGAGATCCGGCGCGGGCTCGCCCATATGGTTCTGCCCCGTTTTTTCCACGGCCGGCAGACGGAAGCCAGCGATCTGGCAGAGGTGGCCCGGGCAGCCTCGCTCCTGGCCAGGCGACATCTGGGAGCCCTCATCGTGCTGGAGCGGGACAACGGGCTGCGTGACTTTCTGGAAGGCGGCTTCCGGCTGGACGCCCGCATTCAGGCCGAGCTGCTGCTGGCCATTTTTCATACCTCCTCACCCATGCACGACGGCGGCGTCATCATCCACAAGCACCGCATCCATTCCTCCGGCTGCCTCCTGCCGCTCTCCCAGAATCTGAACATCGACAAGCGCTACGGCACCCGCCACCGTGCGGCGCTGGGCCTGTCGGAAGAAACCGATGCCATCGTGGTGGTGGTTTCCGAAGAAACCCAGACCATTTCCATAGCCCGCAACGGCCGCATCAACCCGGTTCCGGACGAAACCCAACTGTTCGCCATCCTGCGGGACATCTTCAACCTCAAAAAACCGGCGGCCCGCGGCGCGGCGGAACGGCCCAAGGCAGATGCCCCGGATGCCCAGTCATGA
- a CDS encoding DUF2157 domain-containing protein, producing the protein MNSKKLCAKLEGWVASGLIAREQATAIAAYEEGRKKGPGWGLLIFAGFGAVALGLGVILLFAYNWQDMHKFAKLGVIFGALLLAHGGGLWLRQRRCPDGVVEAAHLLGSMLFGAGIFLIAQIYHISAHYPDAFLIWAGGALLLTWALPSIPQGLLAAVLLGIWACTEAIDYNTGPAIAPLLVLLGLGLPAWRLRSPVLLGASTLAFALVVTAVLTTNQKSFFLSLLGVSALYLALSRLTARHAALPQAPTVFRRSGLLLYLPLLFVLSFPDAVNAFSRTSCFNGDLSRWLIAMPLLSAAFILNAWAIIQSMREQEACGAGERLSLLAPAAMLAVFLACCRPKHYLPDYTEGSIAIISIAANLFFLHHALSELWRGCSETRAGLVAFGSLLLAALAFARFTDLFESLLARGMVFLLMAAFLFYVAFEYQRKGQKPPRAERMP; encoded by the coding sequence ATGAACAGCAAGAAACTTTGCGCCAAACTGGAAGGCTGGGTGGCATCCGGCCTGATCGCCCGCGAACAGGCCACGGCCATCGCAGCCTATGAAGAAGGGCGAAAAAAGGGCCCTGGCTGGGGCCTCCTGATTTTTGCCGGCTTCGGGGCAGTGGCCCTGGGCCTGGGGGTGATCCTGCTCTTTGCCTACAACTGGCAGGACATGCACAAGTTTGCCAAACTGGGGGTCATCTTCGGCGCCCTGTTGCTGGCCCACGGCGGGGGCCTGTGGCTGCGGCAACGGCGCTGTCCGGACGGGGTGGTCGAAGCCGCCCACCTGCTGGGCAGCATGCTCTTTGGCGCAGGCATCTTTCTGATAGCGCAGATCTACCATATCTCCGCCCACTATCCGGACGCCTTTCTGATCTGGGCCGGCGGCGCCCTGCTGCTGACCTGGGCGCTGCCCTCCATCCCGCAGGGGCTGCTGGCTGCCGTGCTGCTGGGCATCTGGGCCTGCACCGAGGCCATCGACTACAACACAGGGCCGGCCATCGCGCCGCTCCTTGTCCTCTTGGGCCTGGGCCTGCCGGCTTGGCGCCTTCGTTCTCCGGTACTGCTTGGCGCCTCGACGCTTGCCTTTGCCCTTGTCGTCACCGCAGTTCTGACGACGAACCAGAAGAGCTTTTTCCTGAGCCTGCTGGGTGTCAGCGCCCTCTACTTGGCCCTTTCCCGGCTGACCGCGCGGCATGCTGCCCTGCCCCAGGCCCCGACCGTCTTCCGCCGTTCGGGCCTGCTGCTCTATCTGCCCCTGCTCTTCGTCTTGAGCTTTCCAGACGCGGTCAACGCCTTTTCCCGAACAAGCTGCTTTAACGGGGACCTGAGCCGCTGGCTGATTGCGATGCCGCTCCTGTCCGCGGCTTTTATTCTGAACGCATGGGCCATAATCCAGAGCATGCGGGAGCAGGAGGCATGCGGGGCCGGCGAGCGCCTCTCCCTGCTCGCACCGGCTGCAATGCTGGCAGTTTTCCTGGCCTGCTGCCGGCCGAAGCACTATCTGCCGGACTATACGGAAGGCTCGATCGCCATCATATCGATTGCAGCCAATCTGTTTTTTTTACATCATGCTTTAAGTGAACTGTGGCGTGGCTGCAGCGAAACACGGGCAGGACTGGTCGCATTCGGCTCGCTCCTGCTGGCAGCCCTGGCCTTCGCGCGCTTCACCGATCTGTTCGAGAGCCTGCTGGCACGGGGCATGGTCTTTCTCCTCATGGCGGCGTTCCTCTTTTACGTTGCCTTCGAGTACCAGCGCAAAGGGCAAAAGCCACCCAGAGCGGAGAGGATGCCATGA
- a CDS encoding NUDIX hydrolase — MKRESIPAPAPHPELVTIVDRDNRALGVVARSTMRSQRLIHRASYILVRNQAGELFVQKRSGSKDVFPGYWDPAAGGVVQAGENYEESAQRELMEELGIAAGLSLLFDHFYDGPETRVWGRIYGCRHEGPFSLQKEEIDCGRFMGLEEIFALGPAEKVTPDGLEILRRLEQEQPAAWLQR; from the coding sequence ATGAAGCGGGAAAGCATACCAGCTCCTGCACCTCATCCCGAACTGGTCACCATTGTGGATCGGGACAATCGGGCACTGGGCGTGGTGGCCCGCAGCACCATGCGAAGCCAGAGGCTGATCCACCGCGCCTCCTATATCCTTGTCCGCAACCAGGCGGGCGAGCTTTTTGTCCAGAAACGCTCAGGCAGCAAGGATGTCTTCCCCGGCTACTGGGATCCGGCCGCGGGCGGCGTGGTTCAGGCCGGTGAAAACTATGAGGAATCCGCCCAGAGGGAACTCATGGAAGAGCTGGGCATCGCGGCCGGCCTGAGCCTGCTGTTCGACCACTTTTACGACGGCCCCGAGACCAGAGTCTGGGGCCGGATATACGGCTGTCGCCACGAAGGGCCCTTTTCCCTGCAAAAAGAAGAAATCGACTGCGGCCGTTTCATGGGCCTTGAGGAAATTTTCGCTCTGGGGCCGGCAGAAAAGGTCACGCCGGATGGCCTGGAGATTCTGCGGCGGCTCGAGCAAGAACAGCCTGCCGCATGGCTGCAGCGATAG
- a CDS encoding NAD(P)-dependent alcohol dehydrogenase — protein sequence MKGYAMLRIGATGWIEKERPVCGPLDAIVRPLALSPCTSDVHTVWEGALGDRHNMILGHEGCGVVDEVGSLVKDFKKGDRVMVAAITPDWSSLEAQAGFCAHSGGMLAGWKFSNFKDGVFGEYFHVNDADGNLAHMPDKISPEEACMLSDMVPTGFHGVEQADVQFGDTVLVIGIGPVGLMAVAGANLHGAGRIICVGTRKVCREAAAAYGATDFIGYKEGSIDEQVLRLTDGKGVDKVIIAGGGVQTFEPAVKCLKAGGRIGNVNYLGSGDYITIPRVEWGCGMANKVISGGLMPGGRLRLEKLGSLIALGKLDVKKLITHRFQGFEHVEEALMLMKDKPADLIKPVVVL from the coding sequence ATGAAAGGTTATGCAATGCTCAGAATCGGCGCTACCGGCTGGATCGAAAAGGAGCGTCCCGTCTGCGGGCCCCTGGACGCCATCGTCAGGCCCCTGGCGCTGTCCCCGTGCACCAGCGATGTGCACACGGTATGGGAAGGGGCTCTGGGCGACAGGCACAACATGATCCTGGGGCACGAGGGCTGTGGGGTCGTGGATGAAGTCGGTTCTCTGGTGAAAGACTTCAAAAAGGGCGACCGCGTCATGGTGGCCGCCATCACGCCGGACTGGAGTTCCCTGGAGGCCCAGGCCGGTTTTTGCGCCCACTCCGGCGGCATGCTGGCGGGCTGGAAATTCTCCAACTTCAAGGATGGCGTCTTCGGCGAATACTTCCACGTCAACGACGCCGACGGCAATCTGGCCCACATGCCGGACAAAATTTCGCCGGAAGAGGCCTGCATGCTCTCCGACATGGTGCCCACAGGCTTTCACGGCGTGGAACAGGCAGACGTCCAGTTCGGCGATACGGTGCTGGTCATCGGCATTGGCCCGGTCGGCCTGATGGCCGTTGCCGGCGCGAATCTGCACGGCGCAGGCCGCATCATCTGCGTTGGCACCCGCAAGGTCTGCCGCGAGGCTGCCGCTGCCTACGGCGCCACGGATTTTATCGGCTACAAGGAAGGCAGCATTGACGAGCAGGTGCTCAGGCTGACGGATGGCAAAGGCGTGGACAAGGTGATCATTGCCGGCGGCGGCGTACAGACCTTCGAGCCGGCCGTCAAATGTCTGAAAGCCGGCGGCCGCATCGGCAACGTCAATTACCTGGGCAGCGGCGACTACATCACGATTCCCCGGGTCGAGTGGGGCTGCGGCATGGCCAACAAGGTCATCTCCGGCGGTCTGATGCCCGGGGGACGCCTGCGTCTGGAAAAACTGGGCAGCCTCATCGCCCTCGGCAAGCTGGACGTCAAAAAGCTCATCACGCATCGCTTCCAGGGCTTTGAACACGTCGAGGAAGCCCTGATGCTGATGAAGGACAAACCGGCTGATCTCATCAAACCGGTTGTCGTTCTGTAA
- a CDS encoding DNA-3-methyladenine glycosylase I, producing MEKERCPWCLQGTEQMLRYHDEEWGRPCYEDRGQFEFLVLESAQAGLSWRTILSRRAGYRRAFAGFDPEKVALFTEKDVARLMTDTGIIRNRKKIESAVQNARVFLELAAKHGSFCRWFWNFTDGWSIQNAWQRVDEVPATTPLSDRIAREMKGLGFRFLGSTVIYAHMQATGMVNDHLINCFRYEELRNWPRFEAGLGKG from the coding sequence ATGGAAAAAGAACGCTGCCCCTGGTGTCTCCAGGGGACGGAGCAGATGCTCCGCTATCACGACGAGGAATGGGGCAGGCCCTGTTACGAGGATCGGGGGCAGTTTGAATTCCTGGTGCTGGAGTCGGCCCAGGCCGGCCTGTCCTGGCGCACGATTCTGAGCCGGCGGGCAGGCTACCGCCGGGCCTTTGCCGGTTTTGACCCGGAAAAGGTGGCGCTCTTTACCGAAAAGGACGTGGCACGGCTGATGACCGACACGGGCATCATCAGAAACCGGAAGAAGATCGAGAGCGCGGTGCAGAATGCCCGGGTCTTTCTGGAACTGGCCGCCAAACACGGCAGTTTTTGCCGCTGGTTCTGGAATTTCACCGACGGCTGGAGCATCCAGAATGCATGGCAGCGCGTGGATGAGGTGCCGGCCACCACGCCGCTCTCCGACCGCATTGCCAGGGAGATGAAGGGGCTTGGCTTCAGGTTTCTGGGCAGTACGGTCATCTATGCCCACATGCAGGCCACTGGCATGGTGAACGACCACCTCATCAACTGCTTTCGCTATGAGGAGCTCCGCAACTGGCCGCGATTCGAGGCAGGGCTGGGCAAGGGGTGA
- a CDS encoding DciA family protein, with protein MKKFTTLRHILPTLFRERQWQDAWQVQGLYSKWPHIAGEEAARHSRPVALRGQTLWLYVSHAIWAQELLFRQRELLRRIRPLAADRSIAGFRCVVEPSWFAATGPAPGQQAAPARPLPSSFQAIADQSSREALGRLWQLWQERHSGPANGQATGAGQGSP; from the coding sequence ATGAAGAAATTCACCACATTGCGCCATATTCTGCCGACCCTTTTTCGGGAGCGGCAGTGGCAGGATGCGTGGCAGGTGCAGGGCCTGTACAGCAAATGGCCGCACATCGCCGGCGAGGAAGCGGCGCGTCACAGCCGGCCCGTAGCCCTGCGTGGCCAAACGCTCTGGCTCTATGTCAGCCACGCCATCTGGGCGCAGGAACTCCTGTTCCGGCAGCGGGAGCTGCTCCGACGGATCCGGCCGCTGGCGGCAGACCGCAGCATTGCCGGCTTCCGCTGTGTGGTCGAGCCTTCGTGGTTTGCGGCCACCGGGCCGGCCCCTGGGCAGCAAGCGGCGCCCGCCCGGCCTTTGCCGTCAAGCTTTCAGGCCATTGCCGACCAAAGCAGCCGCGAAGCGCTGGGACGCCTCTGGCAGCTTTGGCAGGAGCGGCACAGCGGCCCGGCCAACGGTCAGGCAACAGGCGCCGGCCAGGGGTCGCCATGA
- a CDS encoding OmpA family protein: protein MTYARMLPRLVLPVLVACTLILPACKSKQVSPYTPSGKARPDGGLSGGFPEGHITEEFQPGTGGNAMSGNPYGPANEGLDATGGGRGTGSLYSNADSQSDAWKRQHGRSSPEMQPVFFDFDSALIRSDQVPAIEHNGAWLNANPSRQVVVEGNTDYHGTQEYNMALGERRAASAKNYLIELGVAAQRIRTISYGEERPLFLGGTESDEAGNRRADFVLE from the coding sequence ATGACGTATGCCAGAATGCTTCCCCGTCTCGTGCTCCCTGTTCTTGTCGCCTGCACGCTGATCCTGCCGGCCTGCAAGTCCAAACAGGTCAGCCCCTATACGCCCAGCGGCAAGGCCCGCCCCGACGGCGGCCTGTCGGGGGGCTTTCCCGAAGGCCATATTACCGAAGAATTCCAGCCCGGTACGGGGGGCAATGCCATGTCCGGCAACCCCTATGGCCCGGCCAATGAGGGTCTGGATGCCACTGGCGGCGGCCGGGGCACAGGCAGTCTGTACAGCAACGCCGATTCCCAGAGCGACGCCTGGAAGCGGCAGCACGGCCGCTCCTCGCCCGAAATGCAGCCGGTGTTTTTCGATTTCGACTCCGCGCTCATCCGCTCCGATCAGGTGCCGGCTATCGAGCACAACGGCGCCTGGCTGAACGCCAATCCGTCCCGTCAGGTGGTGGTCGAGGGCAATACCGATTACCACGGCACCCAGGAATACAATATGGCTTTGGGCGAGCGCCGCGCGGCCAGCGCCAAGAATTATCTGATCGAGCTGGGTGTGGCGGCGCAGCGCATCCGCACCATCAGTTACGGCGAAGAGCGGCCGCTCTTTCTGGGCGGCACGGAGAGTGATGAGGCGGGCAATCGCCGGGCCGATTTTGTGCTGGAATAG
- the kdsA gene encoding 3-deoxy-8-phosphooctulonate synthase, translated as MSSAAIEPVVFTPFEGKSLRIGPEQPLLLLAGPCVLESEALAREIATEVRAICSRLGIQYVFKASFDKANRTSIRSFRGPGLHKGLGMLARIRNDVQVPVVSDIHEAAQARPAGEVLDLIQIPAFLCRQTDLLLAAAKTGKVVNVKKGQFVSPQDMQHAVGKLRDGGCRSILLTERGASFGYNNLVVDMRSFQIMQGFGCPVIFDGTHSVQLPGGAGSCSGGQREFIAPLARAAMAAGIDGLFLEVHPDPDRALCDGPNSLPLKDLEPLLQRLLRIREALRP; from the coding sequence ATGAGCTCTGCAGCCATCGAACCCGTTGTTTTCACGCCCTTTGAGGGCAAAAGTCTGCGTATTGGTCCTGAGCAGCCGCTCCTGCTCCTGGCCGGCCCCTGCGTTTTGGAAAGTGAGGCGCTGGCCCGGGAAATCGCCACCGAGGTCAGGGCCATCTGCAGCCGGCTGGGCATCCAGTACGTGTTCAAGGCGTCCTTCGACAAGGCCAACCGCACCTCCATCCGCTCCTTCCGCGGCCCGGGCCTGCACAAGGGCCTGGGGATGCTTGCCCGGATCAGGAACGATGTGCAGGTGCCCGTGGTGTCGGACATCCACGAAGCCGCCCAGGCCCGGCCGGCCGGCGAGGTGCTCGACCTCATCCAGATTCCGGCCTTTCTCTGCCGCCAGACCGACCTGCTGCTGGCCGCAGCCAAGACCGGCAAGGTGGTCAACGTGAAAAAGGGGCAGTTTGTCTCGCCCCAGGACATGCAGCATGCGGTGGGCAAGCTTCGGGACGGCGGCTGCAGGAGCATTCTCCTCACCGAGCGCGGCGCCAGCTTTGGCTACAACAATCTGGTGGTGGACATGCGCTCCTTTCAGATCATGCAAGGCTTCGGCTGCCCGGTGATCTTCGACGGCACCCACTCGGTGCAGTTGCCCGGCGGCGCGGGTTCCTGCTCGGGCGGGCAGCGGGAGTTCATTGCCCCTCTCGCCCGGGCGGCCATGGCGGCCGGCATCGACGGTCTCTTTCTCGAGGTGCATCCCGACCCTGACCGTGCGCTCTGTGACGGTCCCAATTCCCTGCCCCTGAAAGATCTGGAGCCGCTTTTGCAGCGCCTTTTGCGCATTCGCGAGGCGCTGAGGCCATGA
- the lptC gene encoding LPS export ABC transporter periplasmic protein LptC, with protein MLRSPRNALWLLPLLLLLGTPLWLPSVNRFLAPRGGYDPRFAEPVKSSPIQNFIMDEVSITLTSKGQEEWQIDARQAYTGAQDNEIELIGVNAMYIGKQRPPTNIESKRGRYLVAARELVLMDNVRISKPTQKEELRTDLLHYYDATKMAVCPGDVEIITQDFHLNAGSMTYDLSTNGYDFGGRVHIRQ; from the coding sequence ATGCTGCGCTCGCCCCGCAACGCCCTGTGGCTGCTGCCGCTGCTCCTCCTCCTCGGCACGCCCCTGTGGCTGCCCTCGGTCAACCGTTTTCTGGCCCCGCGCGGCGGCTATGACCCACGCTTTGCCGAACCGGTCAAGTCCTCGCCCATCCAGAACTTCATCATGGATGAAGTGTCCATCACCCTGACCAGCAAGGGCCAGGAAGAATGGCAGATCGACGCCCGGCAGGCCTATACCGGCGCGCAGGACAACGAGATCGAGCTGATTGGGGTCAATGCCATGTACATTGGCAAACAGCGGCCCCCCACCAACATCGAAAGCAAACGCGGCCGCTATCTGGTGGCAGCCCGGGAACTGGTGCTCATGGACAATGTGCGCATCAGTAAACCCACGCAAAAAGAAGAGCTGCGCACCGATCTGCTGCACTACTACGACGCCACCAAGATGGCGGTCTGCCCGGGCGACGTGGAGATCATCACCCAGGATTTTCACCTGAATGCGGGCAGCATGACCTATGATCTCTCCACCAATGGCTACGATTTCGGGGGCCGGGTGCATATCAGACAATAG